In Leptolyngbya subtilissima AS-A7, the sequence ATCGCACACATCGGCAGGTACGAGGTAGTGCAACAGCGGGTCATCGGCGAAGGAGGCTGTCAACAGCTCGGTAGCCGCATCGAACTGGGTGGGTTGTAGGGAGGTTAGGGCCAGGGTTTCTATGGGGTTCACCAGAGTTCACCAAATTAAGTCGTTGAGAAACGTGGTCAACTTAACGCCGTCAATTTTCACCAGGGTGGACATCCAGCGAATGGCAGCGCGATCGCGATCGACTCCGCACAACAGCAGCCACTGCCACCCCGCCCGCGCTAGCACTAGCCAGGGATAGATCTGGCGGCGACCATAGCGCAGCCACACCCAAAGCGAACGCAGAGTCATCGCTTTCCTCCAGGGAATTTCTCCAAGTAGGCGGTGAGTAAGTCAGCCAAAAGCTCAGCCTGCTGGCGGTAGGACACCATTGCTGGGTCCACCATGCGCTCTGAGATCAGGCCGTCGCAGAGGCAGAGCACATGGGTAGCTACGATTGGATCGTCAATTTGAAGGGCAATCATGATTTCGTCGCGCGATCGCACCGAGACCCGCTGCACCGCTTCATTCACCCGCGACTGCCCCACCCCTGCCTGCTGATAAAAATCCATCATCAGCAAGGTCTGCTTGATGAAGTAGTCTTCGTTGGCTTCCAAAAAATCGCCTAGGGCTAAAATGCGCTCCCTCAAGGTGCTCAACCCTTGAATCTGAGCGGTGGCCCGCAGCAAATCTTGAGTAGTCAGCTCTTCGATCAGCTGCATAAATAGATCTTCCTTACTGGGGAAGTAGTAATACAGCGTGCCGGTGGAGACCCCTAGCGCTTTGGCAATTTGCCGGGTAGTTAGGCTGGCGTAGCCGTGGTCGGCAAACAGGTCAAAGCACTGACTTAGAAGCTCTTTGCGATACTCGTCGTGGTCGACAACCTTCGGCATTCTTTTTTAACTGAGCGCTCGTTATTTTTAAGAGTAGCACAGGTTTTTCGCCTGTCAATTCTGCTGAGCGGGTGGGCTGTTTAGCCAATGGGAATAATCGTTGGAGCCGTATCGTCCAGCTCTACGTCCCTGAGAATTTGCCAAACCGTCTGTAATTCCTTAGGTTAGGAACCCAGCGCGAAAACTGACGGTAATTTGTACGCTCCGCAGGCTATAGATGCAGAAATTTTTCTAGGGCGGCAACCATAGCGGGGGGCCAGCGGCGCACGGTGCTGACCCAGTCCAGGTCTCTGTAGCGGTGATCGAGGCCCATGACGGCGACCCAGTTGCTCTCGGCTTCGCCACTTTGGCCCTGGCCCCAGAGTGCGGCGGTGAGAGCAGCGCGAGCATCGGCAAAGTTGGGGTAGCGGCGGGTAAGACTGCGGAACTGACGAATGGCTTCTTCGGCGTTGCCCAGTTGATATTCGGCCAGGGCGGCGTTGACCCGGGCAAAGGCAAATTTGGGGTCGAGATCAACGGCTTTTTGGTAGTCAGCTAGGGCCGTTTCCCAATTGCCCAGACCGGCTTGGGCGTTGCCCCGGTTGTTGTAGGCGGCAGCATCGTCAGGGTTGAGGGCAAGCACTTGGCTGTAGTCGGCGATCGCATCTTCCCATCGCCCCAAGCCTTCTAAAGCCGCTCCCCGATTGAGGTAAGGGTCAGGCTGATCTGGGGCCAGCGTCACCGCCTGGTTATAGTCTTCTAGCGCTTCTGCCAACTTATTTTGGCTCACCCGCACGTTACCCCGGTTGCTCCACAGGGCGGCTTCGTTGGGCAGGTAGTCGATCAACTGGCTCCAGTAGTTTTCAGCCTCGACGAACTGGCCCTTTTGGGAAGCGGTAAAAGCCTTTTGGCGCAGGTCAGAAATCTCCTGCACTACCTGGGGGGAAAGGTCTACCGGGGCAGATTGTGCTCGGGCGGGAAGGACCCAACCCGTCCAGAGGAGCAGGCAGACGATAACAGCGATCAATCGCCCTTTCCATGGCATAGGTGTGCGAGGCTGAGGGGTGATGTCCTGGGTGGGTTGGGGCCAAAACGTCATAGATGTCCTACACGGTTGGGGGATAGATCACTACCTTCACTACACCATAGCGATACTGTTTAAATAAACCCTAGGTCGTTGCTGCGCCCGGCGTGGGCCAGGGCGAGCTGGTGATACTTCTGGGCGTGCTCTAGCAGTTCTAGGGCCTGCTGGTCGGAGACGTGGCGCACCACTTTGCCGGGGACGCCCATAACGAGCGATCGCTTCGGCACATCCTTAGTCACCACCGCCCCGGCCCCGACGATGCTGCCGGTGCCCACCCGCACACCGTCCAGCACAATCGCCCCAATGCCGATTAAGCAGCCTCGCTCAATGTGAGCGCTGTGGATGACGGCCCGGTGGCCGACGGTGACATAGTCTTCAAGCACTGTAGGCTGGCCGGGGTCACCGTGAAGAATTGCGCCATCCTGCACGTTGCTGTAGGCCCCAACTTCAATGCGTTCAACATCGCCGCGCAGCACGGCACTGTACCAAATGTTGCAGCCTTCGTGGAGCGTGATTTGGCCCATCACCGTGGCATTGGGGGCCACAAACGCCGCCTGAGACAGGTCGGGGCGAGGCCAGAGGGAGCTAGGGGAAGCCATAGCCAGAAGAGTCTCCAGGAAGATTCTCAAAAAAATCGGCGGTTTCAGACAATGGGATGCCCCGACTACGGAGACAGCCGAGTTCCCACAGGTATAATACGGCTATAGCCCATGCCCCTATCTGTTTCTCGCCCTCAAGAGGACACGTCTGGTTTCAGCCCAATGGTCAACTCCGCCTTGCAGTATCCCATCTATGGGCCAGAAATCCAGTGCCCTCACTGTCGCCAAACGATTCCGGCCTTGACGCTGACCGACACCTATCTGTGCACCCGCCACGGTGCCTTTGAGGCCAATCCCGATTCCAAAGAATTGGTGCATCTCCAGTCGGGTCGGCACTGGCGTCAGTGGGAGGGCGAATGGTATCGCCAGCACACCCACCCCGACGGCATTCGCTTTGAGATTCACGAGGCCCTCGATCGCCTCTACACCCAGGGCTACCGGGCCACGCGGGTGATTATTGCCGAGCGCTACCAAGAGCTGGTCAATTCTTACCTAGAGCGCAATAACCCCTGGCGCGGGCAGGTCGAAACCTCCACAGCACCCAAGCTCTACGGCTTGCCGGTGGAGTTTAGCCCCCCCGCTGAGGTCGACTCGCGTTGGGCGGTGATCAACTTCAGCCTCGAAAAAGAGCCCGGCGTGCCGGTGCGCTATCCCTATTTCCGTCTCTTTGAGTAGCGCTCTGAGCCGCCCGCCCGATGCTTCACCACGCGTCCATTCGCACCCAGGATATTCACCGCGCGATCGCCTTCTACGAAGCCTTAGGGTTTACTGTCCACGAACGCTTTACCGCTGGCATCACCCTGGCCTGCTGGATGGAGGGTCTGGGGGGCCGCATTGAGCTAATTCAGGTGCCGGAGCCCCGCCCCGCCGCCGATGCCTTTGGCGATGAGCACTACAGTGGCTATTATCATCTATCCTTTGATCTCACCGAGGCGACCTCTAGCCTGCCTTTGTGGCTAGAGGAGCTGCGCCAGCGGTTTGAGCAAGCGGCGGCGGCGATGCCCAAGGTGCTGCTGGAACCCCAGCAGCAAATCATTGGCGATCGCGTCTATGAGGTGGCCTTTCTCGCCGATGCCGACGGACTGCCTTTGGAATTTATTCGAGTGCTGGGCTATGTCCAACCCTGAGGGGCCTAATTTTGAGAGAATGACCCCATTTACCGACAACTGGGCCTATCTAAAAACCGAGCTGGCCTGGCTCGATCGCCTGCTGATGGTGGCCGTATCGCGGCAAAAGCGCGAGCTGCAAGAGCTGGACGACTTTGCCTTGTCTGGCGAAGATCGGGTCACC encodes:
- a CDS encoding gamma carbonic anhydrase family protein, which gives rise to MASPSSLWPRPDLSQAAFVAPNATVMGQITLHEGCNIWYSAVLRGDVERIEVGAYSNVQDGAILHGDPGQPTVLEDYVTVGHRAVIHSAHIERGCLIGIGAIVLDGVRVGTGSIVGAGAVVTKDVPKRSLVMGVPGKVVRHVSDQQALELLEHAQKYHQLALAHAGRSNDLGFI
- a CDS encoding TetR/AcrR family transcriptional regulator; translated protein: MPKVVDHDEYRKELLSQCFDLFADHGYASLTTRQIAKALGVSTGTLYYYFPSKEDLFMQLIEELTTQDLLRATAQIQGLSTLRERILALGDFLEANEDYFIKQTLLMMDFYQQAGVGQSRVNEAVQRVSVRSRDEIMIALQIDDPIVATHVLCLCDGLISERMVDPAMVSYRQQAELLADLLTAYLEKFPGGKR
- a CDS encoding VOC family protein, with protein sequence MLHHASIRTQDIHRAIAFYEALGFTVHERFTAGITLACWMEGLGGRIELIQVPEPRPAADAFGDEHYSGYYHLSFDLTEATSSLPLWLEELRQRFEQAAAAMPKVLLEPQQQIIGDRVYEVAFLADADGLPLEFIRVLGYVQP
- a CDS encoding TIGR02652 family protein, with protein sequence MVNSALQYPIYGPEIQCPHCRQTIPALTLTDTYLCTRHGAFEANPDSKELVHLQSGRHWRQWEGEWYRQHTHPDGIRFEIHEALDRLYTQGYRATRVIIAERYQELVNSYLERNNPWRGQVETSTAPKLYGLPVEFSPPAEVDSRWAVINFSLEKEPGVPVRYPYFRLFE
- a CDS encoding tetratricopeptide repeat protein, yielding MTFWPQPTQDITPQPRTPMPWKGRLIAVIVCLLLWTGWVLPARAQSAPVDLSPQVVQEISDLRQKAFTASQKGQFVEAENYWSQLIDYLPNEAALWSNRGNVRVSQNKLAEALEDYNQAVTLAPDQPDPYLNRGAALEGLGRWEDAIADYSQVLALNPDDAAAYNNRGNAQAGLGNWETALADYQKAVDLDPKFAFARVNAALAEYQLGNAEEAIRQFRSLTRRYPNFADARAALTAALWGQGQSGEAESNWVAVMGLDHRYRDLDWVSTVRRWPPAMVAALEKFLHL